One stretch of Streptomyces agglomeratus DNA includes these proteins:
- a CDS encoding non-ribosomal peptide synthetase, with product MQPTTFPSDTPTTGPARRVPDGLPDGAPLSVVQGAATPGDGTAGVLALFETWVRRTPAAPAVIDGDHTCTYRQLDAAADQVVTVLRDRVGAGDLVGVCLDRSAALVVTAVAIARIGAVYLPLGPRPGERRLGAVTEDLDVVCLIGDAAVLPPRHRAAEHIRLPLPGEGANAADAVVAAFAPPPPGALRAPREAFYAVLTSGSTGRPKAVVVAEPALGTVLDWYRAETGLAPGDRQSLLIGVAFDPHLLELWAGLTSGAALVPAPDDVRWDTGLLTSWWREAAISVAVAATPTVEPMLEQPWPQDLVLRHLVVGGDRMRRRPGADVTATVHNAYGPAEATVVTTTHAMRAADADAEGPGAPPIGVPLPGVTVVVTGADGRPVARGEEGELRIGGSALALGYLDPELTASRFTDPAPGVVLPGVGRLYRTGDRVRMRQDGPLEFLGRLDDQVKISGVRIEPAEVEAALERDPAVRGAVVTAPRTPDGRTRLVAYVRLVPGAAASGEALLTAVRAWLPEQAVPSAVRLVDSFPLDANGKVDRAELTQEATAPGAAGAPDAGAPASATPGERLVLAAVRDLLARPTTVLSDNFTEVGGTSIVAARLLTVIEREGGVRLRAPELLRQPDLRAVAALVDRRREAAQGAGA from the coding sequence ATGCAGCCGACAACCTTCCCGTCCGACACGCCGACCACCGGTCCCGCCCGAAGGGTTCCGGACGGCCTTCCGGACGGCGCTCCGCTGAGTGTCGTCCAGGGCGCCGCGACCCCCGGTGACGGGACGGCCGGGGTGCTCGCCCTGTTCGAGACCTGGGTACGCCGCACCCCGGCCGCACCCGCCGTGATCGACGGCGATCACACCTGCACGTACCGGCAGCTCGATGCCGCCGCCGACCAGGTCGTGACCGTCCTGCGCGACCGGGTGGGGGCGGGCGACCTGGTCGGTGTCTGCCTGGACCGCTCCGCCGCGCTCGTCGTGACGGCCGTGGCGATCGCCAGGATCGGCGCGGTGTACCTGCCGCTGGGGCCGCGCCCCGGTGAGCGCCGCCTCGGCGCCGTCACGGAGGACCTGGACGTCGTCTGCCTGATCGGTGACGCCGCTGTGCTCCCTCCCCGGCACCGGGCCGCCGAGCACATCCGCCTGCCACTGCCGGGCGAAGGCGCCAACGCGGCCGACGCCGTGGTGGCGGCCTTCGCCCCACCGCCCCCCGGCGCTCTGCGCGCACCTCGCGAAGCGTTCTACGCCGTGCTGACGTCCGGCTCCACGGGCCGGCCCAAGGCGGTCGTCGTCGCCGAGCCGGCCCTCGGCACGGTGCTCGACTGGTACCGCGCGGAAACGGGACTCGCGCCCGGTGACCGACAGTCCCTGCTCATCGGCGTCGCTTTCGACCCGCACTTGCTGGAGCTGTGGGCCGGGCTGACCTCGGGCGCTGCCCTCGTGCCCGCGCCGGACGACGTCCGCTGGGACACCGGACTGCTCACCTCGTGGTGGCGCGAGGCCGCCATATCCGTGGCGGTCGCCGCCACTCCCACGGTCGAGCCGATGCTGGAGCAGCCCTGGCCGCAGGACCTGGTTCTGCGCCATCTCGTCGTCGGCGGCGACCGCATGCGCCGCCGTCCGGGCGCCGACGTGACCGCGACCGTCCACAACGCCTACGGCCCCGCGGAAGCCACCGTCGTCACCACCACCCACGCCATGCGCGCTGCGGACGCCGACGCGGAGGGCCCCGGCGCTCCGCCGATCGGAGTCCCCCTGCCGGGGGTGACCGTGGTCGTCACCGGCGCCGACGGCCGGCCCGTGGCACGGGGCGAGGAGGGCGAACTCCGTATCGGCGGCAGCGCCCTGGCGCTCGGGTACCTGGACCCGGAGCTGACCGCTTCCCGCTTCACCGACCCCGCGCCCGGCGTCGTACTTCCAGGAGTGGGCCGGCTGTACCGCACCGGCGACCGGGTACGGATGCGGCAGGACGGGCCGCTGGAGTTCCTCGGCCGTCTCGACGACCAGGTGAAGATCAGTGGCGTACGGATCGAGCCCGCCGAGGTCGAGGCCGCACTGGAGCGGGACCCGGCCGTCCGCGGCGCCGTCGTCACCGCGCCGCGCACCCCCGACGGCCGGACGCGCCTGGTGGCGTACGTACGACTCGTACCCGGTGCCGCGGCCTCCGGCGAAGCGCTGCTGACAGCGGTGCGGGCGTGGCTGCCCGAACAGGCCGTGCCGTCGGCCGTACGGCTCGTCGACTCCTTCCCGCTGGACGCCAACGGCAAGGTCGACCGGGCAGAACTGACACAGGAAGCGACCGCCCCGGGCGCGGCCGGCGCACCGGATGCCGGTGCACCGGCCTCCGCGACCCCCGGCGAGCGGCTCGTGCTCGCCGCCGTACGCGACCTTCTCGCGCGGCCCACGACCGTACTGTCCGACAACTTCACGGAGGTGGGCGGCACTTCGATTGTCGCGGCCCGGCTGCTGACCGTCATCGAACGGGAAGGCGGCGTACGTCTGCGTGCGCCGGAACTCCTGCGCCAGCCGGACCTGCGGGCCGTCGCCGCCCTCGTCGACCGCCGCCGCGAGGCGGCACAGGGAGCGGGTGCCTGA
- a CDS encoding non-ribosomal peptide synthetase yields MTALTTRTDTASKEEPVPTERTQAAPDSPRPPFAAGLPALVAWHAERTPHALAVADGDTTLTYAGLVSWARALAAHLHEHGVRPGDRVALLMPRSARTVVATLALWWAGATCVPLDPAHPRPRSEAMAADAGVTLTVGDGKLLESVALTGPSLALPAEEPLSGSRAAAPEPGPGAAAFIMFTSGSTGRPKGVCVPHRAVAELLSEPAYVTLTTRDRVLFHSPMTFDASTFEVWAALANGAAVVVCTVERPSFEDLAQQVERHGATVAFFTTALFHRLAARRSRVFSLLRTVVVGGEALSAEHARRVLRAFPWLELVNGYGPTETTTFATAHRVTDADCDGHVPIGRPIAGATAHVLDGTGRRPVPDGGRGELWIGGSRLAHGYTGLPELTAERFVDHPELGRLYRTGDLVSVRPDGNLDFHGRTDDQVKVRGFRVEPGEVEHALRRQPDVDDAAVTVLRPTPDDARLVAYVVAAPGPVPRSGVLRDRLAATLPAHLVPDEVTIVGRLPLTPSGKVDRRALAALGTGDGDATPAAPLTPLQQAVADIWSRALGREVTQPDADFLALGGHSLLALVVTDDLREELGVDVPLAGFFAAPTVAGQAALVEQALLDAHSDLRPSAQEDTDDQ; encoded by the coding sequence ATGACCGCCCTCACCACCCGCACCGACACCGCCTCGAAGGAAGAACCTGTGCCGACCGAACGCACCCAGGCCGCCCCCGACAGTCCCCGGCCGCCGTTCGCTGCCGGGCTGCCCGCCCTCGTGGCGTGGCACGCCGAACGCACCCCGCACGCCCTGGCCGTGGCCGATGGAGACACCACCCTCACCTACGCCGGCCTCGTCTCCTGGGCCCGGGCTCTCGCCGCCCATCTGCACGAGCACGGTGTCCGGCCGGGTGACCGCGTGGCGCTGCTCATGCCGCGCTCCGCGCGCACCGTCGTCGCGACGCTCGCCCTGTGGTGGGCGGGCGCCACCTGCGTACCGCTCGATCCGGCGCACCCCCGCCCGCGTTCCGAGGCGATGGCCGCCGACGCAGGCGTGACGCTGACCGTCGGTGACGGCAAGCTCCTCGAATCGGTGGCCCTCACCGGCCCGTCCCTCGCGCTCCCCGCGGAGGAGCCGCTGTCCGGCTCCCGGGCGGCCGCACCCGAACCGGGGCCCGGCGCGGCGGCGTTCATCATGTTCACCTCCGGCTCGACCGGACGCCCCAAGGGTGTCTGTGTGCCGCACCGGGCCGTCGCCGAGCTGTTGTCCGAGCCGGCGTACGTCACCCTCACCACGCGGGACCGGGTGCTCTTCCACTCCCCCATGACCTTCGACGCGTCGACGTTCGAGGTGTGGGCAGCCCTCGCCAACGGCGCCGCCGTGGTGGTGTGCACCGTCGAACGGCCCTCTTTCGAGGACCTGGCCCAGCAGGTGGAACGCCACGGCGCGACCGTCGCCTTCTTCACCACCGCCCTCTTCCACCGGCTCGCCGCCCGCCGCTCCCGGGTGTTCTCCCTGCTCCGCACAGTCGTGGTGGGCGGGGAAGCGCTGTCCGCCGAGCACGCCCGGCGGGTTCTGCGCGCGTTCCCCTGGCTGGAACTGGTCAATGGCTACGGCCCCACGGAGACGACCACGTTCGCCACCGCGCACCGGGTCACCGATGCGGACTGCGACGGCCACGTGCCGATCGGCCGGCCCATCGCGGGCGCGACCGCGCACGTCCTGGACGGCACCGGGCGGCGGCCCGTCCCCGACGGCGGGCGGGGCGAGCTGTGGATCGGGGGCAGCCGGTTGGCACACGGCTACACCGGCCTCCCCGAGCTCACCGCCGAACGCTTCGTCGACCACCCCGAGCTGGGCCGTCTGTACCGCACCGGCGACCTCGTCTCCGTCCGTCCGGACGGCAACCTGGACTTCCACGGCCGGACCGACGACCAGGTGAAGGTGCGGGGCTTCCGCGTCGAACCGGGGGAAGTAGAGCACGCCCTGCGCCGGCAGCCCGACGTGGACGACGCCGCCGTCACGGTGCTCCGGCCCACCCCCGACGACGCCCGGCTCGTCGCCTACGTCGTGGCGGCCCCCGGTCCCGTGCCCCGGTCCGGCGTGCTGCGTGACCGTCTCGCCGCGACCCTGCCCGCGCACCTGGTCCCCGACGAGGTGACGATCGTCGGCCGGCTGCCGCTGACCCCTTCCGGGAAGGTCGACCGCCGGGCTCTGGCCGCTCTCGGAACCGGGGACGGGGACGCGACCCCGGCCGCGCCGCTGACGCCGTTGCAGCAGGCGGTCGCGGACATATGGAGCCGCGCACTGGGGCGCGAGGTCACCCAGCCGGACGCCGACTTCCTGGCCCTGGGCGGTCACTCCCTGCTGGCTCTCGTCGTCACCGACGACCTGCGCGAGGAGCTGGGCGTCGACGTGCCACTCGCCGGCTTCTTCGCCGCCCCGACGGTGGCCGGCCAGGCCGCCCTGGTCGAGCAGGCCCTGCTCGACGCCCACAGCGATCTGCGCCCGAGCGCCCAGGAGGACACCGATGACCAGTGA
- a CDS encoding condensation domain-containing protein yields MTSDTPRATAPDLQEELLRRARARAAGRSTAPWPTGHRSQGPAPLSHAQRRMWLMDRLGHADASYSVPFATRLRGRLDIDALRTALTALVRRHEILRTRYGQRDGEPFQEALPAPDAIEVRMVEADPGRAEGLLTEEARRPFDLSAGPLPRLLVVRHGAEDHTVLLTFHHIAVDGASLEIIARELTQLYTAVRRGTQPELSPAPPRHADFARREYEAAEHFEEGLRHWTGRLQGAAPPPLPRPVRPPADAAGRPAHAHSLPLGPHVPGALRELGASHRATLFTVALAAAFAALHRLTGEDDLLIGVASTHRRGTDMRALVGLCVNTLPVRVDTSGDPSFTVLVERVRDTLLEAQRHRDVPFDLMVERLGAAARDADGTALVRVTADVVAQPTALRLPGTEGEYVDVSVGEAKFDLSFGLLDTDSPAALVQYSRTALDESAAVTLADGFAALLTAVAADPGLRLSQLPATAPAHDAGRPAGDTRDGRDAGPVGHPAEALLRAHPQVADAVVVEPVGGPLLAYAVPRDIGGPSRAQLRSHVRASLAPELVPVTVTLLDVMPRTAHGAPDLSRLPGLPAAPALAGPHAEAVTEAFGAVLGCPSPGPDDDFFVLGGHSLSAVRLAERLRAALRLPVTGLDVMQARTPRAVVALLDGRAEERAAAAAAPTRRARPRGTREGTVLVTGGSGGVGSYVLRELAARGRPVLALARPESAHLVAGEGVDVVEGDLTDLDGLGAAVARADAVIHAACTFTRPEVDVAAMRAMVDAWQRGPFVFVSSVDAYGQPVDDLVEEESPAQEPLSPYGRAKLDCERLLLDAAGTGGRGGASAVRSPLVWGPHDRLRDQLRWGATGVLYQAVQERRPVSLPKPGAHGHAWYGAPWVHASALARAVTSCLDTPVHGVANAVGGHVSWYDLTTGLIELLHGDAPGAGGDVVRAILETDDVHPDLDHHWRYRADRLGPSLREQPGESWRTVLGEMVGALGA; encoded by the coding sequence ATGACCAGTGACACCCCGCGGGCCACGGCCCCGGACCTCCAGGAGGAACTGCTGCGCCGGGCGCGGGCACGCGCCGCGGGCCGTTCCACCGCGCCCTGGCCGACGGGCCACCGGAGCCAGGGCCCCGCGCCGCTGTCCCACGCCCAGCGCCGCATGTGGCTCATGGACCGGCTCGGCCACGCCGACGCCTCGTACAGCGTGCCCTTCGCCACCCGGCTGCGCGGCCGCCTGGACATCGACGCCCTGCGCACCGCGCTGACCGCCCTCGTACGCCGCCACGAGATCCTGCGCACCCGGTACGGGCAGCGGGACGGGGAGCCCTTCCAGGAAGCCCTTCCGGCGCCCGACGCGATCGAGGTTCGCATGGTGGAGGCAGACCCCGGCCGTGCCGAGGGCCTGCTGACCGAGGAGGCCCGCCGGCCGTTCGACCTGTCCGCCGGGCCCCTGCCGCGACTGCTGGTCGTCCGGCACGGCGCGGAGGACCATACAGTCCTGCTGACCTTCCACCACATCGCTGTCGACGGCGCCTCACTGGAGATCATCGCCCGCGAGCTCACCCAGCTCTACACGGCCGTCCGCCGCGGGACGCAGCCTGAGCTGTCCCCGGCGCCGCCCCGGCACGCGGACTTCGCCCGTCGCGAGTACGAAGCGGCCGAACACTTCGAAGAAGGGCTGCGCCACTGGACCGGCCGCCTTCAAGGAGCCGCGCCGCCGCCTCTCCCCCGCCCCGTGCGGCCGCCGGCCGACGCGGCCGGCCGGCCCGCCCACGCCCACTCCCTGCCACTCGGCCCGCACGTCCCGGGGGCCCTGCGGGAACTCGGCGCGTCCCACCGGGCCACCCTGTTCACCGTGGCCCTCGCCGCGGCCTTCGCGGCCCTGCACCGCCTCACCGGCGAGGACGACCTGCTCATCGGCGTCGCGAGCACGCACCGCAGGGGTACGGACATGCGCGCGTTGGTCGGGCTGTGCGTCAACACCCTGCCGGTCCGGGTCGACACGTCGGGGGACCCGTCCTTCACCGTCCTCGTCGAGCGGGTACGGGACACGCTGCTGGAGGCCCAGCGCCACCGCGACGTGCCGTTCGACCTCATGGTGGAACGCCTCGGCGCCGCGGCCCGTGACGCCGATGGAACGGCCCTGGTGCGGGTGACCGCCGACGTCGTGGCGCAGCCCACGGCGCTGCGGCTGCCCGGCACGGAGGGCGAGTACGTGGACGTCAGCGTCGGCGAGGCGAAGTTCGACCTGTCGTTCGGGCTGCTCGACACCGACAGCCCCGCCGCTCTCGTCCAGTACAGCCGCACCGCGCTGGACGAGTCGGCGGCCGTCACGCTGGCCGACGGATTCGCCGCGCTCCTCACCGCGGTCGCCGCCGACCCCGGGCTGCGGCTGTCCCAGCTGCCCGCGACGGCTCCGGCGCACGACGCCGGCCGGCCGGCCGGGGACACCCGGGACGGCCGCGACGCCGGCCCGGTAGGGCATCCGGCGGAGGCGCTGCTGCGGGCACACCCCCAGGTCGCCGACGCCGTCGTCGTCGAGCCCGTCGGCGGGCCGCTGCTGGCGTACGCCGTGCCGCGTGACATCGGTGGGCCGTCACGCGCCCAACTGCGTTCCCACGTACGGGCGTCACTGGCACCCGAACTCGTGCCCGTGACCGTCACCCTCCTGGACGTCATGCCGCGTACGGCCCATGGGGCACCCGACCTCTCGCGGCTGCCGGGTCTGCCGGCCGCCCCCGCACTGGCGGGGCCGCACGCCGAGGCGGTGACCGAGGCGTTCGGCGCGGTGCTCGGGTGCCCGTCGCCGGGGCCCGACGACGACTTCTTCGTCCTCGGCGGCCACTCCTTGAGCGCGGTCCGGCTCGCGGAACGACTGCGCGCCGCGCTGAGGCTCCCGGTGACTGGGCTGGACGTCATGCAGGCCCGCACCCCCCGGGCTGTCGTCGCCCTGCTGGACGGACGCGCGGAGGAACGCGCCGCTGCCGCGGCCGCGCCCACCCGCCGGGCGCGTCCCCGAGGCACCCGCGAGGGGACCGTCCTGGTCACCGGCGGCAGCGGCGGAGTCGGGTCGTACGTCCTGCGGGAACTCGCCGCCCGCGGGCGTCCCGTGCTCGCTCTGGCCCGGCCGGAGTCCGCACACCTGGTGGCCGGGGAGGGGGTGGATGTCGTCGAGGGCGACCTCACCGATCTGGACGGCCTGGGTGCGGCGGTCGCGCGCGCCGACGCGGTGATCCACGCGGCGTGTACCTTCACCCGCCCAGAGGTGGACGTGGCGGCCATGAGGGCGATGGTTGATGCCTGGCAGCGCGGTCCGTTCGTCTTCGTCAGCAGCGTCGACGCGTACGGGCAGCCCGTCGACGACCTTGTGGAGGAGGAGTCCCCCGCGCAGGAGCCGCTGAGCCCCTACGGCCGGGCCAAGCTGGACTGTGAGCGGCTGCTGCTGGACGCGGCGGGCACCGGGGGTAGGGGTGGCGCGAGCGCCGTACGCTCCCCTCTGGTGTGGGGCCCGCACGACCGGCTGCGCGACCAACTGCGCTGGGGGGCCACTGGGGTGCTCTACCAGGCCGTGCAGGAGCGCCGCCCGGTCTCGCTGCCGAAGCCGGGCGCCCATGGTCACGCCTGGTACGGCGCGCCATGGGTGCACGCGTCAGCACTGGCGCGTGCCGTGACGTCGTGTCTGGACACGCCTGTGCACGGGGTCGCGAACGCCGTTGGCGGCCACGTCTCCTGGTACGACCTCACGACGGGCCTCATCGAACTGTTGCACGGCGACGCCCCCGGAGCCGGCGGCGATGTTGTCCGGGCGATCCTTGAAACAGACGATGTGCACCCCGATCTGGACCACCACTGGCGATACCGCGCCGACCGTCTGGGCCCGTCCCTGCGAGAGCAGCCGGGCGAGAGCTGGCGCACCGTACTGGGAGAGATGGTCGGCGCCTTGGGCGCCTGA
- a CDS encoding alpha/beta fold hydrolase yields the protein MGDYVELPGVRTWYETDGAGVPLVLLHGGFCTNETWRAQRADFAARFRVFLPERRGHGHTPDVEGPLSYQDMADDTIAFMESLVDGPAHLVGWSDGGVVALLVAIARPDLVRKVVAMGANFLPGPQSVVAPEMLDQMTPDAPDLAMVRQAYEAVSPDGAAHLPVVVGKLADMYRTEPTIPTEDLARIGRPTLVLVGDNDLVTLEHTIALYRAIPASELAVVPGTSHAVPLEKPGEVNRLILDFLANDPVPTVFPTRRSAATAAGTGPA from the coding sequence ATGGGCGACTATGTGGAGCTCCCCGGCGTCCGGACGTGGTACGAGACCGATGGTGCCGGCGTCCCGTTGGTCCTTCTCCATGGCGGCTTCTGCACGAATGAGACATGGAGGGCTCAGCGAGCCGATTTCGCGGCGCGATTTCGTGTGTTCCTTCCCGAACGACGTGGGCATGGGCACACGCCCGACGTCGAAGGGCCGCTTTCGTACCAGGACATGGCCGACGACACCATCGCCTTCATGGAGTCGCTCGTCGACGGTCCCGCTCACCTCGTCGGATGGAGCGACGGAGGGGTCGTCGCCCTGCTCGTCGCCATCGCCCGTCCCGACCTGGTCCGGAAGGTGGTGGCCATGGGGGCCAACTTCCTCCCCGGTCCGCAGAGTGTCGTGGCGCCGGAGATGCTCGATCAGATGACGCCCGACGCCCCTGACCTGGCCATGGTCCGTCAGGCGTACGAAGCCGTGTCGCCCGACGGCGCCGCCCACTTGCCGGTCGTCGTGGGCAAGCTGGCCGACATGTACCGCACTGAGCCCACTATTCCCACCGAGGACCTGGCTCGCATCGGTCGGCCCACGCTCGTCCTCGTCGGAGACAACGACCTGGTCACACTCGAGCACACGATTGCCCTGTACCGCGCGATCCCCGCATCCGAGCTGGCCGTCGTGCCGGGAACGTCGCACGCGGTGCCGCTGGAGAAGCCCGGGGAGGTCAACCGGCTCATCCTCGACTTCCTCGCCAATGATCCAGTCCCCACGGTGTTTCCCACCCGGCGCTCCGCGGCCACGGCCGCGGGGACCGGTCCGGCCTGA
- a CDS encoding PP2C family protein-serine/threonine phosphatase yields MAAIPIALIAAIVVIDVLAPPDIHLGPLLVAAPAITASFAGPRMTGLIAALAVVAQAVIAVLRDPDELFSANHQAQIAALVLVGSSLVIFCVVRERRARELTQVRYVSETAQRVVLRPLPKWIGPLRVASLYLAAEAEAQIGGDLYAASRTRSGTRLIVGDVRGKGMTAVGDAALLLGAFRAAAHRQASLPELAAYLDGSVCWNLTEPGETDQSGETFITATIVDIPDHGSMIDMIDCGHPPPIVVRNGRATLIDAYQAAPPLGLGELAHPRYHVDTFTFEAGDLLLLYTDGVVEARDSTGTFYPLTERITGWTESDPDAFLRRLRRDLLQYVGGRLGDDAVMIAIERPRTPT; encoded by the coding sequence ATGGCGGCCATCCCCATCGCGCTGATAGCGGCGATTGTCGTGATCGACGTTCTGGCGCCGCCCGACATCCACCTGGGCCCCTTGCTGGTCGCCGCCCCGGCGATCACCGCGTCGTTCGCCGGCCCCCGGATGACGGGACTGATCGCCGCCCTCGCGGTGGTGGCGCAGGCGGTGATCGCGGTGCTGCGTGATCCGGACGAGCTCTTCTCGGCGAATCATCAGGCGCAGATCGCCGCCCTGGTCCTGGTCGGATCGAGCCTTGTGATCTTCTGCGTGGTGCGGGAGCGCCGTGCCAGAGAACTCACGCAAGTGAGGTACGTGTCCGAGACGGCCCAGCGCGTCGTCCTGCGTCCACTGCCCAAGTGGATCGGGCCGCTGCGAGTCGCCTCGCTCTATCTCGCTGCCGAGGCCGAGGCGCAGATTGGCGGCGACCTGTACGCCGCCTCACGCACCCGCTCCGGCACCCGGCTGATCGTCGGCGACGTGCGAGGCAAAGGCATGACCGCCGTCGGTGACGCCGCCCTGCTGCTCGGCGCGTTCCGGGCCGCCGCCCACCGCCAGGCGAGTCTGCCCGAACTGGCGGCCTATCTCGATGGAAGCGTGTGCTGGAACCTGACCGAACCCGGGGAGACGGACCAGTCCGGAGAGACCTTCATCACCGCCACCATTGTGGACATCCCCGACCACGGCAGCATGATCGACATGATCGACTGCGGGCACCCACCGCCGATTGTTGTGCGGAACGGCCGTGCCACGCTGATCGACGCATACCAGGCCGCGCCTCCACTGGGCCTCGGCGAATTGGCGCACCCCCGCTACCACGTCGACACCTTCACGTTCGAGGCTGGAGACCTCCTCCTGCTCTACACGGACGGGGTCGTCGAGGCCCGCGACTCCACCGGCACCTTCTATCCACTGACTGAGCGCATCACCGGCTGGACCGAAAGCGACCCCGACGCATTTCTGCGTCGCCTCCGGCGCGATCTGCTCCAGTACGTCGGCGGACGGCTGGGAGACGATGCCGTCATGATTGCGATCGAGCGCCCCCGCACCCCCACGTGA